Proteins from one Deinococcus apachensis DSM 19763 genomic window:
- a CDS encoding enoyl-CoA hydratase/isomerase family protein — MTMLDEIEFRNLQLDQHGPLAVLTVNRPGALNALNADTLSEISQALEAVIENPEVGALIITGGGDRAFVAGADISELAQLGDVYAGRELALAGQDVMHTVSTLPIPVIAAVNGFALGGGLELALACDVRVASPRTKLGLPEVTLGLIPGFGGTQRLARLIGAGRALDLMLTARQVPAEEALGMGLVNYVADDPLAKAREVAEQMMRNAPIALSLVKEAVRRGLDTTLEAGLEVEADLFGLTVATKDFREGTAAFLAKRRPEFQGE; from the coding sequence ATGACGATGCTCGACGAGATCGAATTCCGCAACCTGCAACTCGACCAGCACGGTCCCCTGGCGGTGCTCACCGTCAACCGCCCGGGGGCGCTGAACGCCCTGAACGCGGACACCCTGAGCGAGATTTCCCAGGCCCTGGAGGCCGTGATCGAGAACCCCGAGGTCGGGGCGCTCATCATCACCGGGGGTGGGGACCGGGCCTTTGTCGCGGGGGCGGATATCAGCGAGCTGGCGCAGCTCGGGGACGTGTACGCCGGGCGCGAACTCGCGCTCGCCGGGCAGGACGTGATGCACACTGTCTCCACCCTGCCGATTCCGGTGATCGCCGCCGTGAACGGCTTCGCGCTCGGCGGTGGCCTGGAACTCGCGCTCGCCTGCGACGTGCGGGTGGCCTCGCCGCGCACCAAACTCGGGCTGCCGGAGGTCACGCTGGGCCTGATTCCCGGCTTCGGGGGCACCCAGCGTCTCGCGCGGCTGATCGGGGCGGGCCGGGCGCTCGACCTGATGCTCACCGCCCGCCAGGTGCCCGCCGAGGAGGCGCTCGGCATGGGTCTGGTCAATTACGTCGCCGACGACCCCCTCGCCAAGGCGCGCGAGGTGGCCGAGCAGATGATGAGGAACGCGCCCATCGCCCTCTCGCTGGTGAAGGAGGCGGTGCGACGCGGCCTGGACACCACGCTGGAGGCCGGGCTGGAGGTCGAGGCGGACCTCTTCGGCCTGACGGTGGCGACGAAGGATTTCCGCGAGGGGACCGCGGCCTTCCTTGCCAAGCGCCGCCCGGAGTTCCAGGGTGAGTGA
- a CDS encoding META domain-containing protein: MRSLPPLAVLTALALAGGAAAQSPTLMGTTWTLTKLTEAGNPVAPGSAAPRPALRLDGNTASGSTGCNTYRASYVARGGVLRFGPLATTRRACPDRLDGLEERFLNLMGRVTRFQLGGGALTLFAGSRDRLVFTAEQTSSPQQPEASVNLDGTWTLIGGTALRVVPGGVPSLTFAGDRVSGTGGCNRLTGSFQLEGKALTLGPLASTRMACSPEVNAQETAFLAFLGRPLTASRQAVTLTLTSADRQTLVFRRGGVQGGAGLIEGGVGVARSQTSGADGSYALAAVDGQPAPRTSRPITLTLEGGRIGGNDGCNSFGGGYRLEDGHLVLTGPLVSTRMACPNSAGEVNFPGVLRNRPTLTVTPEGLTLAAGGTRLEFNRVSATGKP; the protein is encoded by the coding sequence ATGCGGAGCCTTCCTCCCCTGGCCGTGCTGACCGCCCTCGCCCTCGCCGGGGGGGCGGCGGCCCAGTCCCCCACCCTCATGGGGACAACCTGGACATTGACTAAGCTGACGGAGGCGGGAAACCCCGTCGCGCCCGGTTCGGCCGCGCCACGTCCCGCCCTGCGCCTGGACGGCAACACGGCCTCGGGAAGTACGGGCTGCAACACGTACCGGGCAAGTTACGTCGCGCGGGGCGGGGTGTTGCGCTTCGGGCCGCTCGCTACCACACGCCGCGCCTGCCCCGACCGTCTGGACGGGTTAGAGGAGCGCTTCCTCAACCTGATGGGCCGGGTGACCCGCTTCCAGCTCGGCGGCGGCGCTCTCACCCTCTTCGCCGGGAGCCGTGACCGGCTGGTGTTCACGGCGGAACAGACCTCTTCTCCCCAACAGCCGGAGGCGAGCGTGAACCTGGACGGCACCTGGACCCTGATCGGCGGCACGGCCCTGCGGGTGGTTCCGGGCGGGGTGCCCAGCCTGACCTTCGCGGGGGACCGGGTGAGCGGTACGGGGGGGTGTAATCGCCTGACTGGTTCCTTCCAGCTGGAGGGAAAAGCGCTGACTCTCGGCCCGCTCGCTTCCACCCGGATGGCCTGCTCGCCCGAGGTAAATGCACAGGAGACGGCGTTCCTCGCATTCCTGGGGAGGCCGCTCACCGCCTCCCGGCAGGCCGTGACGCTGACCCTGACGAGCGCCGATAGGCAGACGCTGGTGTTCCGGCGGGGTGGAGTGCAGGGCGGCGCGGGACTGATCGAAGGTGGGGTGGGGGTGGCCCGGTCCCAGACCTCAGGCGCCGACGGCAGCTATGCGCTCGCCGCAGTGGACGGCCAACCTGCTCCGCGCACTTCCCGTCCGATCACGCTGACGTTGGAGGGCGGCCGTATCGGTGGGAATGACGGGTGCAACAGCTTTGGCGGGGGGTACCGCCTGGAGGATGGGCACCTGGTCCTGACCGGTCCCCTCGTCAGTACGCGGATGGCCTGTCCCAACTCGGCGGGCGAGGTGAACTTTCCGGGTGTGCTGAGGAACCGGCCCACCCTGACTGTGACGCCCGAGGGCCTGACCCTTGCGGCGGGTGGGACGAGGCTGGAGTTTAACCGGGTCTCTGCCACGGGCAAGCCATAG
- a CDS encoding purine-nucleoside phosphorylase — protein sequence MSQIHVRAQPGDVAEYVLLPGDPNRARHIAGTYLEGATLYTEHRQLLGFTGTYRGVRVSVQTTGMGCPSAAIVTEELARLGARTLIRVGTLGGATPDVHPADLVIATAAVPGDGTTRQLLGGAPYAPAASFEVVEAAVQAARAAGVAHHVGLVMTEDAFYASTPEHARLWASRGVLGFEMEASAIFLVAVQHGIRAGCLTTCSNDIGDPQLVPDDVLAGGVDRMVRVALDAIVTLAGERGGA from the coding sequence ATGAGTCAGATTCACGTCCGCGCGCAGCCGGGAGACGTCGCCGAGTACGTCCTGCTGCCCGGCGATCCCAACCGGGCCCGGCACATCGCCGGGACGTACCTGGAGGGCGCCACGCTCTACACCGAGCACCGGCAGTTGCTGGGCTTCACGGGCACGTACCGGGGGGTACGGGTCAGCGTGCAGACGACCGGGATGGGCTGCCCGAGTGCCGCCATCGTGACGGAGGAACTCGCCCGGCTGGGGGCCAGGACCCTGATTCGCGTCGGCACGCTGGGGGGCGCCACGCCGGACGTGCATCCCGCCGACCTCGTGATTGCCACCGCCGCCGTTCCGGGGGACGGCACGACCCGGCAACTGCTGGGCGGGGCCCCCTACGCCCCCGCCGCGAGCTTCGAGGTGGTCGAGGCCGCGGTTCAGGCCGCCCGTGCCGCAGGTGTGGCTCACCACGTCGGCCTGGTCATGACCGAGGACGCCTTCTACGCCAGCACGCCCGAACATGCCCGGCTGTGGGCCTCGCGCGGGGTGCTGGGCTTCGAGATGGAGGCGAGCGCAATCTTCCTGGTCGCGGTGCAGCATGGCATCCGGGCGGGCTGCCTGACGACCTGTAGCAACGACATCGGCGACCCCCAGCTCGTTCCCGACGATGTGCTGGCGGGGGGCGTGGACCGGATGGTCCGGGTGGCGCTCGACGCCATCGTGACGCTCGCCGGGGAACGGGGAGGAGCCTGA
- a CDS encoding lipopolysaccharide assembly protein LapA domain-containing protein, with the protein MRLVGFVQVVLLLVLGAYLLLVALENPVPVRLPLPLGRGELLLPVGTAVALFAVLGALYAALLLLPPLWQARWRRRREARERVALESRLTATLQARLGSVSPAPEPTTPPSPVSA; encoded by the coding sequence ATGCGACTCGTGGGGTTCGTTCAGGTGGTGCTGCTGCTCGTACTGGGCGCGTACCTGCTGCTGGTCGCGCTGGAAAACCCGGTCCCGGTGAGGCTGCCCCTGCCGCTGGGGCGGGGCGAGCTGCTGCTTCCGGTGGGCACGGCGGTCGCGCTCTTCGCCGTTCTGGGCGCCCTGTACGCGGCGCTGCTGCTGCTGCCGCCGCTGTGGCAGGCCCGCTGGCGCCGCCGCCGGGAGGCCCGCGAGCGCGTGGCCCTCGAAAGCCGCCTGACCGCCACCCTCCAGGCCCGGCTGGGGAGCGTGTCCCCAGCGCCCGAACCCACCACTCCCCCGTCCCCGGTCAGCGCATGA
- a CDS encoding phosphohydrolase — MTGMAEEPKFTLSVADGNVQDVEGRRPEAEPVDVPGVAPASRRVVEFTTPRAKLIEEAHRAIHMDLADYPRARAAYEALRGDPEALAHWDMANYVTMRKLGYNDHGRVHAFITGAASMAITELLLEAGVRPDIMESGVGDADDVFLAVILGTMLHDIGNQIHRVGHEGHGVTLALPILDRIMGPIYPDPFKRTKVRAFILGAIDSHDLNPPPLTLEGGITAVADGTDITKGRGRKAFALGSVDIHSISALAVDQVVIERGRDRPVLINVTMNNSGGIFQVEEVLAPKVIRTPMSRYVELRATTRPEGDEQILSRVRLDGDHFVMDLESGERVAVEVQDTQKQLAEAVVENLGLGAERR; from the coding sequence ATGACGGGCATGGCCGAGGAACCCAAGTTCACCCTGAGTGTCGCCGACGGCAACGTGCAGGACGTGGAGGGCCGCCGTCCCGAGGCGGAGCCGGTGGACGTGCCTGGCGTGGCCCCCGCCTCCCGCCGGGTGGTGGAGTTCACCACGCCGCGCGCCAAGCTGATCGAGGAGGCGCACCGGGCCATCCACATGGATCTCGCCGACTACCCCCGGGCGCGGGCCGCGTACGAGGCGCTGCGCGGGGACCCCGAGGCGCTGGCGCATTGGGACATGGCGAACTACGTGACCATGCGGAAGCTCGGGTACAACGACCACGGCCGCGTCCACGCCTTCATCACGGGCGCGGCGAGCATGGCGATCACCGAGCTGCTGCTGGAGGCCGGGGTGCGCCCCGACATCATGGAGAGCGGCGTGGGCGACGCCGACGACGTATTCCTGGCCGTGATCCTGGGCACCATGCTGCACGACATCGGCAACCAGATTCACCGGGTGGGGCATGAGGGGCACGGGGTCACGCTGGCGCTGCCCATCCTCGACCGGATCATGGGGCCGATCTACCCCGACCCCTTCAAGCGCACCAAGGTCCGGGCCTTCATCCTGGGGGCCATCGACTCCCACGACCTCAACCCCCCGCCGCTCACGCTGGAGGGCGGCATCACGGCGGTCGCGGACGGCACGGACATCACCAAGGGGCGGGGGCGCAAGGCCTTCGCGCTGGGCAGCGTCGACATTCACTCCATCAGCGCGCTCGCGGTGGACCAAGTGGTGATCGAGCGCGGGCGCGACCGGCCCGTCCTCATCAACGTGACCATGAACAACTCCGGCGGCATCTTCCAGGTCGAGGAGGTGCTGGCCCCCAAGGTGATCCGCACGCCCATGAGCCGCTACGTGGAGCTGCGCGCGACCACCCGCCCGGAGGGCGACGAGCAGATCCTCTCGCGGGTGCGGCTGGACGGCGACCACTTCGTGATGGACCTGGAGAGCGGCGAGCGCGTCGCCGTGGAGGTGCAGGACACCCAGAAGCAACTCGCCGAGGCCGTCGTGGAGAACCTGGGCCTGGGTGCCGAGCGGCGGTAG
- a CDS encoding SIS domain-containing protein produces the protein MDLLSLLERLPGSYAGPTQPEPGPYGLIGVGEGALAAHLAATLVPFTRTRGGTQFVVSSADAGDAARDYADLAEVSGAAARRVSTGGSPDDVDVLVPGGVVTTYHSAQYLAHATGHADQAEDAELLLSNLRDRCAPHVEEGNPARDLAWTLWGRTPLLLAAPEADALPHAWQSLLARASKTLAVPVLGDPLILATGAFEAQHEKGDAKVALLLGDPDPALDVAREVLESRVDEVLHVPYPEGVSPDQVGGYAAQLALWYFGAWVAAYLAERYGVDAADPPMLARAQAVLAGEGDPATLSAPHDAEDVRRTNLVRDWREDDEGGEDYDEDLDEDEGDGEED, from the coding sequence ATGGACCTCCTCTCCCTTCTGGAACGTCTGCCCGGCAGCTACGCCGGACCCACCCAGCCTGAGCCCGGCCCCTACGGCCTGATCGGTGTGGGGGAGGGGGCCCTCGCCGCCCACCTCGCCGCCACGCTCGTGCCCTTCACCCGGACCCGGGGCGGCACCCAATTCGTCGTGTCGAGCGCCGACGCGGGGGACGCCGCCCGCGACTACGCCGACCTCGCCGAGGTGTCGGGCGCCGCCGCGCGCCGGGTGAGCACCGGGGGCAGCCCCGACGACGTGGACGTACTCGTGCCCGGCGGGGTGGTGACGACCTACCACTCTGCGCAGTACCTCGCGCACGCCACGGGGCATGCCGATCAGGCGGAGGACGCCGAACTCCTGCTCTCCAACCTGCGCGACCGCTGCGCCCCGCACGTGGAGGAGGGCAACCCGGCCCGCGACCTCGCCTGGACGCTGTGGGGCCGCACGCCGCTTCTGCTCGCAGCGCCCGAGGCCGACGCGCTCCCGCACGCCTGGCAGTCGCTCCTCGCGCGGGCCAGCAAGACGCTCGCCGTGCCCGTCCTGGGTGATCCCCTGATCCTGGCGACCGGGGCCTTCGAGGCGCAGCACGAGAAGGGGGACGCCAAGGTCGCCTTGCTGCTGGGTGACCCCGACCCCGCGCTAGACGTGGCTCGCGAGGTGCTGGAATCACGGGTGGACGAGGTGCTGCACGTCCCCTACCCGGAAGGGGTCAGCCCCGACCAGGTCGGCGGGTACGCCGCGCAACTCGCCCTGTGGTACTTCGGCGCCTGGGTGGCCGCCTACCTCGCCGAGCGTTACGGGGTGGACGCCGCCGACCCGCCCATGCTCGCCCGTGCGCAAGCCGTCCTGGCGGGCGAGGGGGACCCTGCCACTCTTTCGGCCCCCCACGACGCCGAGGACGTGCGCCGCACCAACCTCGTCCGCGACTGGCGCGAGGACGACGAGGGTGGAGAGGATTACGACGAGGACCTAGACGAGGACGAGGGGGACGGCGAGGAGGATTGA
- a CDS encoding VanW family protein, with protein MKVWGIGLSAAVLLGGALAVGVAAQDNGRLAPGLRVAGVNVGGLTRGEALAAVTGHAPAPRPVTVVAGGQSWTAPADTLGWHADPEASVNAAVRATAERTLLQRAEGLLGWAEERDLPLVERVNVGTTLTALKTLTRDVQAEPRDAAVVFDKTLKAYTVRPDSPGRRPNAAAAANAFAANPALTTLTVPVTEWRPARTAESLRPQVEQGNRLMRPLTVKLAGTGRTGTLTPLQVANLYWVRPEGIVPDDKTLQTAFQKLTAAVDRPARNARYAVQGGKFVRVKEQAGRVTDRAAAFAAFRKAVFNPAADTVVFPAKVSQPALTVAALPDPNKLELITTGTSTYYHSSPERRTNVANAAAKISGMVVPAGETFSFLGALGGITPDNGFVGGLIISGGRTVDGLGGGVCQVSTTTFRALYQAGLPVVERNQHSYRVGYYEPQVGFEAAVYDPGLDLKMKNDTGAPILIKTVNNDARSTLKVEVWGVKPARRVTVSPAVILSRTPHPPAEYVVNPGLRAGAVRQVDWAQDGYDLYITRTIKDAGGVRTDKVSTTYKPWRAVYEVGPRG; from the coding sequence ATGAAGGTCTGGGGAATTGGTCTGTCGGCCGCCGTGCTTCTGGGCGGCGCTCTTGCGGTGGGGGTCGCCGCCCAGGACAACGGGCGCCTCGCCCCCGGTCTGCGGGTGGCGGGGGTGAACGTGGGCGGCCTGACTCGGGGGGAGGCCCTGGCCGCCGTCACGGGTCACGCCCCGGCCCCCCGCCCGGTGACGGTCGTGGCGGGCGGGCAGTCGTGGACCGCCCCCGCCGACACGCTGGGCTGGCACGCCGACCCGGAGGCGAGCGTGAACGCGGCCGTGCGCGCGACTGCCGAGCGTACTCTGCTCCAGCGCGCCGAGGGTCTGCTTGGCTGGGCCGAGGAGCGGGACCTTCCCCTGGTTGAGCGGGTGAATGTGGGCACGACGCTCACCGCCCTGAAGACCCTGACCCGGGACGTGCAGGCCGAGCCCCGGGATGCGGCCGTCGTCTTCGACAAGACCCTCAAGGCGTACACCGTCCGCCCGGACTCCCCCGGCCGCCGCCCCAACGCTGCCGCCGCCGCCAATGCATTCGCCGCGAATCCGGCCCTGACCACCCTGACCGTACCCGTGACTGAGTGGCGACCCGCCCGCACCGCTGAATCCCTCCGGCCCCAGGTCGAGCAGGGCAACCGGCTGATGCGGCCCCTGACGGTGAAGCTCGCGGGCACCGGGCGCACCGGGACCCTCACGCCCCTCCAGGTCGCCAACCTGTACTGGGTACGTCCGGAGGGGATCGTGCCCGACGACAAGACCCTCCAGACCGCGTTCCAGAAGCTGACCGCCGCCGTGGACCGGCCCGCGCGCAATGCCCGCTACGCCGTTCAGGGGGGCAAGTTCGTGCGGGTGAAGGAACAGGCCGGGCGCGTGACCGACCGGGCGGCGGCCTTCGCCGCGTTCCGCAAGGCGGTGTTCAATCCCGCCGCCGATACGGTCGTCTTTCCGGCCAAGGTTAGCCAGCCCGCCCTGACGGTGGCAGCGCTCCCCGACCCCAACAAACTGGAACTTATCACCACCGGCACGAGCACCTATTACCACAGCAGCCCCGAGCGGCGCACGAACGTGGCGAACGCCGCCGCCAAGATCAGCGGCATGGTCGTGCCCGCGGGCGAGACCTTCAGCTTCCTGGGGGCGCTGGGCGGGATCACCCCGGACAACGGCTTTGTCGGCGGCCTGATCATCAGCGGCGGGCGCACAGTGGACGGACTTGGCGGCGGCGTGTGCCAGGTATCCACGACCACCTTCCGGGCGCTGTACCAGGCGGGGCTCCCGGTCGTCGAGCGCAACCAGCACTCCTACCGGGTGGGCTACTACGAGCCGCAGGTCGGCTTCGAGGCCGCGGTGTACGACCCCGGCCTGGACCTGAAGATGAAGAACGACACCGGGGCGCCCATCCTGATCAAGACGGTCAACAACGACGCCCGCAGCACCCTCAAGGTTGAGGTCTGGGGCGTCAAGCCCGCTCGCCGCGTCACCGTCAGCCCCGCCGTGATCCTCTCGCGCACGCCGCACCCGCCCGCCGAGTATGTGGTGAACCCGGGCCTCCGTGCCGGGGCGGTGCGGCAGGTGGACTGGGCGCAGGACGGCTACGACCTCTACATCACCCGCACGATCAAGGATGCCGGCGGCGTCCGCACCGACAAGGTCAGCACGACCTACAAGCCCTGGCGCGCCGTGTATGAGGTCGGTCCGCGCGGCTGA
- a CDS encoding S-layer homology domain-containing protein — protein sequence MHKSLMIASTLALSLGVASAQTSTDTTTQTTQTPATTAPAQTTPATTAPATTSAATTTQVPTFSDVPAGHWAKDAVDLITQRGLIQGFPDGTFRGNQNLTRYEAALIFYRLLQAGTLSSGSLSQSDLATITRGMQEVSTELAAISTRVTDLERLSAEQQARITALETRIAALGTGTGTATAGTDTAALTARIDALEAAVRNIPAGPAGPAADTSALEARIAALEQRAATGTTTTGTTTTGTTTTDTTTGTTTTTDTTATGTTTTTPDTGTTVVIGDTTPATDGATRGNLFAGVSVSASSGTCFIPNAGGRQVNFCTSFGGMVGSTQIIGPFGARVSADYKPAFNALSADVAATYNLNTGSNIQPYVGVGLGLTSSTSRATGNTNTTDTFVKGVIGADFQITNSLAAFAEVDGKYYLSNKGAGALQNSTDPAARGFVPAIKAGLKFYF from the coding sequence ATGCACAAGTCCCTGATGATCGCCTCAACCCTGGCCCTGAGCCTCGGCGTCGCCAGCGCGCAGACGTCCACCGACACCACGACTCAGACCACCCAGACCCCGGCGACCACCGCTCCGGCGCAGACCACGCCCGCGACTACGGCCCCCGCGACGACGAGCGCGGCGACCACGACCCAGGTCCCGACCTTCAGCGACGTGCCCGCCGGGCACTGGGCCAAGGACGCCGTGGACCTGATCACGCAGCGCGGCCTGATTCAGGGCTTCCCCGACGGTACCTTCCGCGGCAACCAGAACCTGACCCGCTACGAGGCCGCCCTGATCTTCTACCGTCTCCTTCAGGCGGGCACCCTGAGCAGCGGCAGCCTCAGCCAGAGCGATCTGGCGACGATCACGCGCGGCATGCAGGAGGTCAGCACCGAGCTGGCCGCCATCAGCACCCGCGTGACTGACCTGGAGCGCCTGAGCGCCGAGCAGCAGGCCCGCATCACCGCGCTGGAGACCCGCATCGCCGCCCTGGGTACCGGGACTGGCACGGCGACGGCGGGCACTGACACGGCGGCCCTGACCGCCCGCATCGACGCGCTGGAAGCTGCCGTCCGGAACATCCCCGCGGGTCCGGCCGGTCCCGCCGCCGACACCAGCGCGCTGGAGGCCCGCATCGCGGCCCTGGAGCAGCGTGCGGCCACCGGGACCACGACGACCGGCACGACGACGACAGGCACCACGACCACCGATACCACCACGGGCACGACCACGACGACCGACACCACGGCGACCGGGACGACCACCACGACCCCCGACACCGGCACCACCGTCGTGATCGGCGACACCACGCCCGCGACCGACGGAGCCACGCGCGGCAACCTGTTCGCCGGGGTGAGCGTCAGCGCGAGCAGCGGCACCTGCTTCATCCCCAACGCGGGCGGCCGCCAGGTGAACTTCTGCACCAGCTTCGGCGGCATGGTGGGCAGCACCCAGATCATCGGGCCGTTCGGCGCCCGCGTCTCGGCCGACTACAAGCCCGCCTTCAACGCGCTCTCGGCCGATGTGGCCGCCACCTACAACCTCAACACCGGCAGCAACATCCAGCCCTACGTCGGGGTGGGCCTGGGTCTGACGAGCAGCACCAGCCGCGCCACCGGCAACACCAACACGACCGACACCTTCGTGAAGGGCGTGATCGGCGCCGACTTCCAGATCACCAACTCCCTCGCCGCGTTCGCCGAGGTGGACGGCAAGTACTACCTCAGCAACAAGGGCGCGGGCGCCCTCCAGAACAGCACCGACCCGGCGGCCCGCGGCTTCGTGCCCGCGATCAAGGCCGGTCTGAAGTTCTACTTCTAA
- a CDS encoding single-stranded-DNA-specific exonuclease RecJ — protein sequence MRRPQPELPDARWLLAPPASREALLKSMRTWRVSPPLAQVLHGRGLTPALLDPPLVLTPNPALREAARRIVGAIRAGKRIRVHGDYDADGVTATAILVLGLREIGADIHGFIPHRLNEGYGIHPDRVEEHAAACDLLVTVDCGVTNLEEVRSLLARGTEVIVTDHHAPGPDYPDGLVVHPHRTAGYDPELHNLTGAGVAYHLLWAVREELGLPEPRELAALATVGTVADVAPLIGENRALVRAGLAALAESPLPGIQALLSAKRVGRPSARDVAFLLAPLVNAAGRLGEADVALQLLTTDSLHEARTLATYLESRNQDRRVLQDRMFEEALGLADPSDPAIVVTKEGWHAGVMGIVASKLVETFHKPVYIVAQGKGSVRSTPGISAVEGLRYSHDLLKRYGGHPGAAGFAVEEGNIPALRERLHAYVRQFPRPVPVWRLDAPLPTLGATPDLVTQAADFEPFGTGHAPPLWHVREPLTGTRLVGKRGDSLQFQVGKLRGIKHGERDAAPGERDLAAHLVSSEWQGRTRLELHGQALRVPARLGLDSPLEGAPPLPRLDPREAMSHLRAGASAYADGPVAAYLGDQVPGLTLVSPGTPHPGGELILYALPPEDDLARWLAQGRVAFALGPKTLAELEGSLSRHHLSAPPPNPLQGSREAGLEAAVDAYRRWQWAHLYRILDDEGWNAAVRHLLGLEHAPAAQPLELVAADD from the coding sequence ATGAGGCGGCCCCAGCCCGAGCTGCCCGACGCGCGCTGGCTCCTCGCCCCGCCCGCCAGTCGTGAGGCGCTGCTGAAGAGCATGCGGACGTGGCGCGTCTCGCCGCCGCTCGCCCAGGTGCTGCACGGGCGTGGCCTGACCCCGGCCCTCCTCGACCCGCCGCTGGTTCTCACGCCCAACCCGGCGCTGCGGGAGGCGGCGCGGCGGATCGTGGGGGCGATTCGGGCGGGAAAACGCATCCGCGTCCACGGCGACTATGACGCCGACGGGGTGACCGCCACGGCCATCCTGGTCCTGGGCTTGCGTGAGATCGGCGCGGACATTCACGGGTTCATCCCCCACCGGCTGAACGAGGGGTACGGCATCCACCCTGACCGGGTGGAGGAACACGCCGCCGCCTGCGACCTGCTCGTGACGGTGGACTGCGGGGTGACCAACCTGGAGGAGGTGCGGTCCCTCCTCGCCCGTGGCACGGAAGTGATCGTGACCGACCACCACGCGCCCGGCCCGGACTACCCGGACGGCCTGGTCGTTCACCCCCACCGGACGGCGGGCTACGACCCGGAGCTGCACAACCTCACTGGCGCGGGTGTCGCCTACCACCTGTTGTGGGCCGTGCGGGAGGAGCTGGGATTACCCGAGCCACGTGAGCTGGCCGCCCTGGCGACGGTGGGCACAGTCGCGGACGTCGCGCCGCTGATCGGCGAGAACCGGGCGCTCGTGCGGGCGGGGTTGGCGGCACTGGCGGAGTCCCCCCTTCCCGGAATTCAGGCCCTGCTGAGCGCCAAGCGGGTGGGGCGGCCCTCCGCGCGGGACGTGGCCTTTCTGCTCGCGCCGCTGGTGAACGCGGCCGGGCGGCTGGGCGAGGCCGACGTAGCGCTGCAACTCCTCACGACCGACAGCCTGCACGAGGCCCGCACCCTGGCGACTTACCTGGAGTCGCGCAACCAGGATCGCCGGGTGCTACAAGACCGCATGTTCGAGGAGGCGCTGGGGCTGGCCGACCCCTCCGACCCCGCCATCGTGGTGACCAAGGAGGGCTGGCACGCGGGCGTGATGGGTATCGTGGCGAGCAAGCTGGTCGAGACCTTTCACAAGCCGGTGTACATCGTCGCGCAGGGCAAGGGATCGGTCCGCAGCACCCCTGGCATCAGCGCTGTGGAGGGGTTGCGCTATAGCCACGACCTGCTCAAACGCTACGGCGGGCACCCGGGCGCGGCGGGCTTCGCGGTCGAGGAGGGCAACATCCCTGCCCTGCGCGAGCGGCTGCACGCCTATGTCCGGCAGTTTCCCCGCCCGGTGCCCGTGTGGCGCCTGGACGCGCCGCTCCCGACCCTGGGGGCCACCCCCGACCTCGTCACCCAGGCGGCGGACTTCGAGCCCTTCGGCACGGGGCACGCGCCGCCACTGTGGCACGTGCGCGAGCCGCTGACCGGGACACGGCTCGTCGGGAAACGCGGCGACAGCCTGCAATTCCAGGTCGGGAAGTTGCGCGGCATCAAGCACGGCGAACGGGACGCGGCGCCCGGCGAGCGGGACCTCGCGGCCCACCTGGTCAGCAGCGAGTGGCAGGGGCGCACCCGGTTGGAGCTGCACGGGCAGGCCCTGCGCGTCCCCGCCCGGCTGGGGCTGGACAGCCCGCTGGAAGGCGCCCCACCCCTGCCCCGCCTGGACCCCAGGGAGGCGATGAGCCACCTGCGCGCCGGGGCGAGTGCCTATGCCGACGGCCCGGTCGCCGCATACCTGGGCGATCAGGTGCCCGGCCTGACGCTGGTCTCCCCCGGCACCCCCCACCCCGGCGGCGAACTCATCCTGTATGCGCTGCCTCCCGAGGATGACCTGGCCCGCTGGCTGGCGCAGGGCCGGGTCGCCTTCGCCCTGGGGCCGAAAACGCTGGCGGAGCTGGAGGGCAGCCTCTCGCGCCACCACCTCAGCGCGCCGCCCCCCAACCCCCTGCAAGGGAGCCGCGAGGCCGGGCTGGAGGCCGCTGTGGACGCCTACCGCCGCTGGCAGTGGGCGCACCTGTACCGCATACTCGACGACGAGGGCTGGAACGCGGCGGTGCGGCACCTGCTGGGGCTGGAACACGCTCCTGCCGCGCAGCCATTGGAACTCGTGGCAGCCGACGACTGA